The nucleotide window TAAACTTTAGTGCTCGGTTGTTCATCATAGTCCCATTCCCTTGATAATTAATATTGAAGCAATGAAAAATAGGTGAAATTGCAAGAAACTTGAAGAAGTGGAGGAACATGACTCAGTCTGTCATTGGGGACATGTACTGTTACAGATACACTCTGTATTTCTACCTATCGTTGGTGTGATGTTTGAACATTAAGTTGTCATTTAATTATGGCATTCCCTTCTGCTTTTGTTTATGCTATAACAATAGCCGCAAACTATCTTCGGGACGTATGGCAGGTTTGCTGACAATCTGATTGCATTGCAGGTTTGGTACTAATTTCTCAAAAAAAATCATGCTTTTGCAGCACCGTCCTGTTGAGCCATGAGATCTGAACCAAGGAATCCAGATAACATCGACTATGTTTATAGATCACTACATGTTCCGTTGGAACATTGTGAGGTCCTTTTTCCAGTAACCATCTAAACACACGCCTCATGTTTTTTTATATTATTCATTGCAATGCATTGCATGCTCGCTGCAAGCTTCTAAAAGAAGTTTATACTTTTGTTGCTAAATGTTCTCTCTTACTGAACTAGCTTCAGGACGAACAGCAGGTTTGCTAACCATTTGATCTTTTTGTGCATTGCAGGTTTGCTACTAAATTCTCAAAAAAGAAATGTTCTTATGCATCACCATCATGTGGAACCACGATACCTGAACCAATGAACTCAGTGAACATTTATTATATTTATTATGGATCATTACATGTTCTGCTGGAACAAGGTGAGATCCTTTTCAGTAACAAGTTGAATGCGCGTCATGCTTTTTTGAATATAACTGAATATCTAAAATAGCCATGGTGTACTGGTGTATATATTTTAAAATGGCAAGCTTGCGTCTTGATGTTTGATTGCTATGAACTTCCGTATTATAAAATTACTATAGATTTCCTTTAATTCTCCAAAAAGGACAATTTGTTTGTTTGTTACGGTGCCAATAGTAACAGAAGATCATGATGAAGTTGAGTATGTAGAAATACTTTTTAAGGCGCCTCATTATTTGCTGCCAATGACTGTTTTGCCCCAATCTCTGGCTTTCCAAACATAGCATTGCTATGCCTCCAACATTCATCGATTGTCAATTATTCTCTTATACATGACATTGATGCCCTGTGTTTGGGTAATATGTATAGAATTAGTTCCGTTCTACAAGGACCGGATATTGTCACATTGATTAAGTATAATTTTTTCAAGCATGCTAGAGTATGTTGGCATTTTATAGGCCCTTGAGCTATAAAATTTTGTATGCTCAGTTTCTTGATCTGTATTTGCCATTTGAGCCAAATTATCTCATCAGGGACGCATCAACATACAAACTCACCCTTCAGTTTACTTATAACATTTCTTTTTATATGGTGCAACAGCTTGAGATATATGAAGAGAATTTTTACATGTCCAATGCAGACTGTTTGTTTTCACTTTCTAATCAATGAAGTATGTTTAATTGATAAAGTAATTTTAATTGATGAAGTAGATATAGTTGTTGCAGCGGCACAAACTCGGTTGCGTCCGCTATGACCCCAATCTTCGGATTATTATAAGTAGAGGTTGATCGTGTAGGAGGTGAAGATGCTCACGCCTAGAGCCAAACTTGACGCCGTCGACGCCACCATCCGGGAGCTCATTTATATTGGCTTCGAATGGCTACCGTTGTATTTTCTGTACTTTTGGTTGTGGTCGTAATTGTTACCCTGTGCCTTTGCAAGAATAACTGAAAATGGTGATTTCTATTGACTGGAAACCGAGTACTTGTCTAATTATTGTTCAAGAAAATATAGTGAGTCGTGTTCTTGGTTGCTAATAGTATAGTACACCTATGCGGATCCTTCTGTCGGACCGTTGAATGGAAATAACTCAAAAGAAGATAATAGAGATGTTGTCTCTATGCAATCGGTAACTGTCAGTTCAGTTACAAAGAACGACCATCACAAATAACTTTGAGATGTCCATTGGTAAAGGTCAGTTTGGAGTAGTCTATTTTGGCTACTTGGAAGATGGAACCCCAGTTGCAGTCAAAACACGCTTAGAATCATCATCTCATGGGGTTAATGAGTTCTTGTCAGAGGTTAGCTTTCTTCctgctcctctcctctcctcttaTTCTTATGCATGTTTTATTTTTCTCTTCTGTCTAGATCAAATCAATTTTCCCAAATAATCTCTCCATTTTGCCAAACACTCTGGTCACTTATTGACAGAACTACTCTGAATTGCATTTCAGGCTCTACATCTAATAAGAGTTCATCACAGGAACTTGGTCAATCTGGTTAGCCACTACAAGGATGGACACCACTCAACTCTTGTCTACGAGTATAAATTGCTAATTTGCATTGCTCTTTCGTGCAACAAGTGCGTTGATACTTACAAACAACGAGGCATGTGACTATTTACTATCACTGTTGTTTGGTATTTGAACATGTCTTTTCGAGGGGGAGATGGGAACAGATAGACTCAGTGAAAGTTGGCTGCACGTAAACTATTGTGATCAAGTtggaaaaaaatgtttcccctcTTAACTGCTCCTGTTGGAGACTGGGGTCAGTAGTCACTGAAATTTGCACACGCATGGAGGAATGAATGATGATTCTCAAGTAACGAAGTTTTAGCCTTCACGACAAGATAAATGGATGATTTTGCAGCTCAAGTGTTGCTACATGTTACAGATAACTATGGCATTCCATTTTAATGAATCTGCATATTGCTGTTGTGAGTAATATTTCACCCTAAGAATAATATTGTTGTATCTCCAGTTTCTATGTTGCAGCAATGGGTAGTTGTGCTTTAGTCCCCCTTCAGCTTTTTTTTAACATGTGGTTCCTTCAGCTTTTTGTTGTCAAGTCTTTCTGACTATTATAGCTGCACAATTTTTAGCAACGGGTAGTTGTGTTCTCTATCATCATATTTATCACTTAGAGGGGAAGGCTTTTTGACAGGAGCACCGGAAGCGAGGGAGGGCATGGCTGCACTGGAGGTTGTCCCAAGGCGAGGGCAGGGCAGAGACATGCAGCAATGAGGGTTGTAACCGTAATCAATATCTCAACGTCGAATCATTTCCTATAGCCTTCCAGCAAGTTCATTCTTATTTTCTGATTGGGTCATGTTAGGCCAGCAAAGTAAACCTAGAAAAACTGATTAGGCAATGATGTTTTTGTTTAATTTTAGTGTTTGGTATTTGTTTCAGATATGAATAATTCTGGTTATGGTTTCTGCATTGCATAGTGACGTTATAATGAGATTAGAGATAGTTGTCACGCATCTCTTTTCACTACAAACACATATGCACTTGCTTTTCGATCATTAGTGCTCCCCTTTCTATGCTATTAAGCATATGGCCCTAAGATGTTGCATTTAGTTCTTCAATTGAATCAGTTGTGGAAATAGGGACAAAAGATGCCAATCTTCTCTTGAAGACCACAACATTGATGCCTTTTGTTGATCACTGGTCTCTAAATATTCTTACGTGCATGGTTTGAACGCTTGGATCGCTCTTGCTCTTTGCGCCATCAGCGCAACGGGTCATCTAGCATGAACGAAGGGCGAGTATATGCTTTTGCCTTCAAATGCACTTTCAAGGGACTGTGCCTGATCGTCTACTCAATATAAGCAAGTTGCAAGAGCCCCTTGTTATATAACTTATCATTAGTATAGATGCCTACTAAGACTTCTATGTTTATCATCCTTTTGGATCTTATGTAATTCCTTAAGACCATTCTGTGCATTTAATTGTCGATTATTTGCTGCTTAGACTGTTGTGTGGTATGCTTTTGGAACAACCATGATGAAAGAACATATGCTTTCGCCTTCAAGTGCACATCCAAAGGCCTCTGCATGATTGTCTATCTAATCTAAGCAGATCACAAGAGTCCTTTGCTACATGACTTAGTATTACTACTATGAAGAGTTGGCTCAGAGAAGTTGTTCTCAACGTCCAGCGATACATCTGTCTAACATATCTTTGGCTATCTACATGCCTTGCTCATCACATTGTAAATGATCATCTGTCTAACATATCTCTGGCTATATACATGCCTTGCTCATCACATTGTAAATGATCGCCTGTAAGCTTCTTAGAAAACATGTATCATGAGCAACCATCTATCTATCATCAGTCTGTACTTATTTCCACATGTTTCATTTTGTGTTTACATATTTTAGTGCATACTCTTCCAATACTTGGCTTGCATTCGGCCTTTGCGCCATTGGCGCAACGGGTCATCTAGTTAGTATAAAGGCAGCAGTATGGAACCAATGTATTCACTGGTCTGACTTGAATTGATGGTCTAATTTGACATATTTTGAAGCAACAAAGCAGTGAATCTCCCTCAAATTTCTACGCGCGACAAACCTTCAAAGCGGCAGGGCGGTGCGATGCAGTTAACAAACTCCAAGACCGGCACCAAGAGGCGGCTGGACCGTGCGGGCTTGCAGACGGCGGCGAGGACCACATGGCGGCAGGGTCGTGGTGTTGCTGCGGACGGCGGCGAGGAGCGAGGGGCAGCAGGTCCAGCCGTGGTGTTGCTGACGGCGGCGAGGAGCGAGGGACGGCAAGGTCGTGCTACCCGGACGGCGGCGAACGGTGCCGGTCACAATCTCGTCTCTCTCATGAGCCCTGGCCATTATGTCAAGGAAGCTCAACTCCTCTTGTCCGTACAGGTAAAACTCAGCAGACCGTATGCACACCTTGTTTTCCTGTAACAAACGATTACCACGGTCAGATGAGATCTAAGGCAAGTCGGTGGTTAACTTTATAAACTAACATATGTTGCATCATTAAATAGAGATACTTGAAGTCATTGTTAGCTGGGAAGTGTGGCCTGTAGACATAGATTGTCGAAAAGGCATGCTTTTGAACTATTAAAGCACAACTCAAAGCATGTCACATTTTACATAGTACCTCCTCAGCGAAGAGTTCCTCAAGAAACACTGTCGATTTGCTTGCCTTCTGCCACCATGGCTAATGAAATACTAACAAGTTCATTTGACAGAACGTAATCGCTGAATTTGGAGATAGACACAAGGTTTATTGTTCTCGAGTCCAATATTTCACTGATTGTTATCGATTTCTCCAGTGCATGCTACATCTCCCGAATCCAGGAGCTGTGAGAAAAGCCATTGTGACGTAGATGTGATTTTGACTCCTTTAACGAAGACGTTTGGGTTACCTGCGCACTGTCAGTTATATAGTATGTCACAGCCAGGCTGCTTGTTGCTCGCATGAACGTCATGAATTAGAAGAAGTGTAGCTAAGCACCATGAATCTAATTGTACAATGGAGTCCTCCACCGACTCATCTGCAAGAATCAAAATTTGTGGTTCCAAAGTTAGCACTGGTAGCTTCAGCATAGGTAAACTTGAGTAGAAGAAATGCAGG belongs to Triticum urartu cultivar G1812 chromosome 7, Tu2.1, whole genome shotgun sequence and includes:
- the LOC125521643 gene encoding uncharacterized protein LOC125521643; this encodes MLKLPVLTLEPQILILADESVEDSIVQLDSCAQENKVCIRSAEFYLYGQEELSFLDIMARAHERDEIVTGTVRRRPGSTTLPSLAPRRRQQHHGWTCCPSLLAAVRSNTTTLPPCGPRRRLQARTVQPPLGAGLGVC